A single region of the Epinephelus fuscoguttatus linkage group LG14, E.fuscoguttatus.final_Chr_v1 genome encodes:
- the nkx2.4a gene encoding NK2 homeobox 4a isoform X1, giving the protein MSLSPKHTTPFSVTDILSPIEETYKKFSGMDGAGNLTSPLGAYRQPQVSQTGMQQHSMGHNATVATTYHMPHTVSQFSHSAMGGYCNGSIGNMGDLPSYQESMRNSAAATGWYSANPDPRYSTISRFMGPSTGMNMTGMGSLSGMADATKSMPALHAAPRRKRRVLFSQAQVYELERRFKQQKYLSAPEREHLASMIHLTPTQVKIWFQNHRYKMKRQAKDKAAQQLQQQQQDGNLCQQQAQSPRRVAVPVLVKDGKPCQNGSNTPTPNQQQVQQTQQQSQQQNGAGVVLASPTSSLTQHQSQQQVNALELEEMSPSPPSLHSQLNMAQIDTSAVDYTSNMVSSNLLYGRTW; this is encoded by the exons ATGTCGTTGAGCCCAAAGCACACTACGCCTTTTTCAGTGACAGATATTTTGAGTCCAATCGAGGAGACCTACAAGAAGTTTAGTGGCATGGACGGCGCAGGGAACCTAACCTCTCCACTGGGAGCCTACCGACAGCCTCAGGTGTCTCAGACCGGCATGCAACAGCACTCCATGGGCCATAACGCCACCGTGGCCACCACTTACCACATGCCGCACACCGTCTCCCAGTTCTCCCACAGCGCTATGGGGGGATACTGCAATGGAAGCATTGGCAACATGGGAGACCTCCCGTCGTACCAGGAAAGCATGCGGAATAGTGCAGCAGCAACAGGGTGGTACAGCGCCAACCCTGATCCCAGATACTCCACAA tTTCTAGATTCATGGGACCTTCCACAGGTATGAACATGACCGGCATGGGGAGTCTCTCAGGAATGGCGGACGCCACCAAATCCATGCCAGCTCTCCACGCTGCGCCCAGGAGGAAACGGCGCGTCCTGTTCTCGCAGGCTCAGGTCTACGAGCTGGAGCGGAGGTTTAAGCAGCAGAAATACCTGTCGGCGCCTGAGAGGGAGCACCTGGCCAGCATGATCCACCTGACCCCGACCCAGGTGAAGATCTGGTTTCAGAACCACCGGTACAAGATGAAGCGCCAGGCCAAGGACAAGGCAgcgcagcagctgcagcagcagcaacaggacGGTAACCTGTGCCAACAGCAGGCGCAGTCCCCGAGGCGCGTAGCCGTGCCAGTTCTGGTGAAGGACGGTAAACCGTGCCAGAACGGCTCCAACACGCCGACGCCGAACCAGCAACAGGTACAACAGACCCAACAACAGAGCCAGCAACAGAACGGAGCCGGAGTTGTGCTCGCATCCCCGACCAGCAGCCTCACCCAGCATCAAAGCCAGCAGCAGGTGAACGCTTTGGAGCTGGAGGAGATGTCGCCCAGCCCCCCCTCACTGCACAGCCAGCTCAACATGGCCCAGATAGACACATCTGCTGTAGATTACACCAGTAACATGGTCAGCTCAAACCTCCTCTACGGCAGAACGTGGTAG
- the nkx2.2a gene encoding homeobox protein Nkx-2.2a isoform X2 yields the protein MSLTNTKTGFSVKDILDLPDTNDEEGSITGAEEDTEGSETTSTTKNTGVLVQSPLENVQNLPLKNPFYDSSDNPYTRWLATTDSIQYSLHGLSASSQDSAKSPEPSADDESPDNDKETSSSGGSDSGKKRKRRVLFSKAQTYELERRFRQQRYLSAPEREHLASLIRLTPTQVKIWFQNHRYKMKRARAEKGMEVTHLPSPRRVAVPVLVRDGKPCHTLKAQDLAATFQAGIPFSAYSAQSLQHMQYNAQYSAAATPQFPTAHHLVQTQQWTW from the exons ATGTCGTTGACCAACACAAAGACGGGCTTTTCTGTAAAGGACATTTTGGACCTTCCTGACACAAATGACGAAGAAGGATCTATCACCGGAGCGGAGGAAGACACGGAGGGATCGGAGACCACGTCCACGACAAAAAACACTGGAGTTTTGGTGCAAAGTCCTCTAGAAAACGTTCAAAATCTGCCTTTAAAGAACCCCTTTTATGACAGTAGTGACAATCCTTACACACGATGGCTTGCTACTACGGACAGTATTCAATATTCAT TGCACGGTCTATCCGCCAGCTCTCAGGACTCGGCCAAGTCCCCGGAGCCGTCCGCGGACGACGAATCGCCGGACAACGACAAGGAAACTTCCAGCAGCGGCGGCAGCGACTCCGGCAAGAAGCGGAAAAGGAGGGTGTTGTTTTCCAAGGCGCAGACCTACGAGCTGGAGCGCCGCTTCAGGCAGCAGAGGTACCTGTCAGCCCCGGAGAGGGAGCACCTGGCCAGCCTGATCCGCCTCACCCCGACCCAAGTGAAGATCTGGTTCCAGAACCACCGGTATAAGATGAAGAGAGCCCGGGCCGAGAAAGGTATGGAAGTGACCCATCTCCCTTCTCCCAGGCGGGTGGCCGTGCCCGTCTTAGTCAGGGATGGAAAGCCTTGTCACACTCTTAAAGCTCAGGACTTGGCGGCCACTTTTCAGGCCGGGATCCCCTTCTCGGCTTATAGTGCCCAGTCACTCCAACACATGCAGTATAACGCGCAGTACAGCGCCGCGGCCACGCCACAGTTCCCCACAGCACATCACTTGGTGCAAACGCAACAGTGGACTTGGTGA
- the nkx2.4a gene encoding NK2 homeobox 4a isoform X2, with the protein MSLSPKHTTPFSVTDILSPIEETYKKFSGMDGAGNLTSPLGAYRQPQVSQTGMQQHSMGHNATVATTYHMPHTVSQFSHSAMGGYCNGSIGNMGDLPSYQESMRNSAAATGWYSANPDPRYSTSMNMTGMGSLSGMADATKSMPALHAAPRRKRRVLFSQAQVYELERRFKQQKYLSAPEREHLASMIHLTPTQVKIWFQNHRYKMKRQAKDKAAQQLQQQQQDGNLCQQQAQSPRRVAVPVLVKDGKPCQNGSNTPTPNQQQVQQTQQQSQQQNGAGVVLASPTSSLTQHQSQQQVNALELEEMSPSPPSLHSQLNMAQIDTSAVDYTSNMVSSNLLYGRTW; encoded by the exons ATGTCGTTGAGCCCAAAGCACACTACGCCTTTTTCAGTGACAGATATTTTGAGTCCAATCGAGGAGACCTACAAGAAGTTTAGTGGCATGGACGGCGCAGGGAACCTAACCTCTCCACTGGGAGCCTACCGACAGCCTCAGGTGTCTCAGACCGGCATGCAACAGCACTCCATGGGCCATAACGCCACCGTGGCCACCACTTACCACATGCCGCACACCGTCTCCCAGTTCTCCCACAGCGCTATGGGGGGATACTGCAATGGAAGCATTGGCAACATGGGAGACCTCCCGTCGTACCAGGAAAGCATGCGGAATAGTGCAGCAGCAACAGGGTGGTACAGCGCCAACCCTGATCCCAGATACTCCACAA GTATGAACATGACCGGCATGGGGAGTCTCTCAGGAATGGCGGACGCCACCAAATCCATGCCAGCTCTCCACGCTGCGCCCAGGAGGAAACGGCGCGTCCTGTTCTCGCAGGCTCAGGTCTACGAGCTGGAGCGGAGGTTTAAGCAGCAGAAATACCTGTCGGCGCCTGAGAGGGAGCACCTGGCCAGCATGATCCACCTGACCCCGACCCAGGTGAAGATCTGGTTTCAGAACCACCGGTACAAGATGAAGCGCCAGGCCAAGGACAAGGCAgcgcagcagctgcagcagcagcaacaggacGGTAACCTGTGCCAACAGCAGGCGCAGTCCCCGAGGCGCGTAGCCGTGCCAGTTCTGGTGAAGGACGGTAAACCGTGCCAGAACGGCTCCAACACGCCGACGCCGAACCAGCAACAGGTACAACAGACCCAACAACAGAGCCAGCAACAGAACGGAGCCGGAGTTGTGCTCGCATCCCCGACCAGCAGCCTCACCCAGCATCAAAGCCAGCAGCAGGTGAACGCTTTGGAGCTGGAGGAGATGTCGCCCAGCCCCCCCTCACTGCACAGCCAGCTCAACATGGCCCAGATAGACACATCTGCTGTAGATTACACCAGTAACATGGTCAGCTCAAACCTCCTCTACGGCAGAACGTGGTAG
- the nkx2.2a gene encoding homeobox protein Nkx-2.2a isoform X1 → MSLHMSDLAVQHYLVDQRIVRKAGAATFPCIFPPHQNMSLTNTKTGFSVKDILDLPDTNDEEGSITGAEEDTEGSETTSTTKNTGVLVQSPLENVQNLPLKNPFYDSSDNPYTRWLATTDSIQYSLHGLSASSQDSAKSPEPSADDESPDNDKETSSSGGSDSGKKRKRRVLFSKAQTYELERRFRQQRYLSAPEREHLASLIRLTPTQVKIWFQNHRYKMKRARAEKGMEVTHLPSPRRVAVPVLVRDGKPCHTLKAQDLAATFQAGIPFSAYSAQSLQHMQYNAQYSAAATPQFPTAHHLVQTQQWTW, encoded by the exons ATGTCCCTTCACATGTCGGATTTAGCTGTGCAGCATTACTTGGTGGATCAG CGGATTGTCCGAAAAGCTGGTGCAGCAACTTTTCCCTGCATATTCCCCCCCCACCAGAATATGTCGTTGACCAACACAAAGACGGGCTTTTCTGTAAAGGACATTTTGGACCTTCCTGACACAAATGACGAAGAAGGATCTATCACCGGAGCGGAGGAAGACACGGAGGGATCGGAGACCACGTCCACGACAAAAAACACTGGAGTTTTGGTGCAAAGTCCTCTAGAAAACGTTCAAAATCTGCCTTTAAAGAACCCCTTTTATGACAGTAGTGACAATCCTTACACACGATGGCTTGCTACTACGGACAGTATTCAATATTCAT TGCACGGTCTATCCGCCAGCTCTCAGGACTCGGCCAAGTCCCCGGAGCCGTCCGCGGACGACGAATCGCCGGACAACGACAAGGAAACTTCCAGCAGCGGCGGCAGCGACTCCGGCAAGAAGCGGAAAAGGAGGGTGTTGTTTTCCAAGGCGCAGACCTACGAGCTGGAGCGCCGCTTCAGGCAGCAGAGGTACCTGTCAGCCCCGGAGAGGGAGCACCTGGCCAGCCTGATCCGCCTCACCCCGACCCAAGTGAAGATCTGGTTCCAGAACCACCGGTATAAGATGAAGAGAGCCCGGGCCGAGAAAGGTATGGAAGTGACCCATCTCCCTTCTCCCAGGCGGGTGGCCGTGCCCGTCTTAGTCAGGGATGGAAAGCCTTGTCACACTCTTAAAGCTCAGGACTTGGCGGCCACTTTTCAGGCCGGGATCCCCTTCTCGGCTTATAGTGCCCAGTCACTCCAACACATGCAGTATAACGCGCAGTACAGCGCCGCGGCCACGCCACAGTTCCCCACAGCACATCACTTGGTGCAAACGCAACAGTGGACTTGGTGA